In the genome of Hyphomicrobium sp. ghe19, the window TGAGAATGTCTACAAGGGCAATCTCATGATGAACAATGTCTACAGCGGTCGAGATCGCGGCAATGAGCGGCCGCTTGGAAATGCGAGAAGCGACGCGGTCGGCTTGCGGCTCCCGAGTGGATACGTTCACGACTGGGGCAACACGGATTTTGACGTCAACATCATTCATTCCGATGGAGCAACAGATTCGAGCGGCCAGTATTTCTTTGATATTTTCACCACCGACGGCTTCATCGGCGATCTGCCTCTGGTAAATTTCGCCTACAAGCCCGTGATGGAAGTTCTGCCGCGGAAGTACCGCTTCAGAATTCTGAACGCCAGCATGTCGCGCTTCATTCAACTGGCAATTGCCGACTCGAAAGCGAAAGCAGTCCCGTTCCAATTCATCGCCAATGACGGCAACCTCGTCGTCAATCCGCTGACGCTCACGCAGCTCGATCAGCAGGGCATCGCCGAGCGATATGACATCATCGTCGATTTCTCAAAATACTCGGTCGGCGACGAATTATTTTTGGTCAACGTTCTGCAACAGACCGGCGGCAACAAGCCGGACGGCGCGGTGTCGCTCGCCGATGCCTTCGCCGGAAAATCGCCGGACCCGGTCGTCGGTAAAAACTTGAAATTCAAAATCGTCAGTCAGCTCCAGAGCGTGGACGATCCGACGCTGACGCTTCACGCATCCGACCCCGATCTCAGCCAGGTTCCGACTACGCTCACGGAGCAGATCCCGATTGTTACGCCTGTGCGCACCCGTGTCGTCGAGTTTGGCCGGGGCAACGGCGACTCGCGCGGCGCGAACGGCCAGTGCACGCCTGACTGCTCAGAGGTCGTACAGGGCTTCCCTTGGATCATAAAGGTGAACGGTCAATCCGCTCATTCCATGAACGCCAATCGGATTTCGGAACTCATTCGTCCACTAAAGCCCGGCGAGGCCGAGCACTGGACGTATATCAACGGTGGCGGCGGGTGGGATCATCCAATCCATCTTCACTTCGAAGAAGGCGTCACGATGAATCGCGGCAAGGACAGCATTCCGGCGACCGAGAAACTTGTGCGAAAGGATGTGTGGCGTCTCCGCCCGTCGGGTCAGGTGCAGTTCCAGGTGCGGTTCGGTGAATACGGCGGGTCTTACGTGAATCACTGCCACAACACAGTGCATGAAGACTTCGCGCTTTTGATGCGTATCCAGGTGCTCGGTGGAGAGCGAACGGAAATCACCCCGACGCCCAATCCGACTGAAGACGGCATTGTTTGGACGACGCCGCAAGTTCTGCCGGAAGGAGATCCGGCCAATACAAAGTTCTTTAATCAAAACGTGAGCGGCGGCTCAGGAAGCTCGTCAGCATCTAGCGGCTCCGGCAATTCCTCGGGCAAAGGCAAAGGCTAAGAGAATACCCCTGTCCTGCTGAGGCAAACCTCAGCAGGTCGCGGGATTGCGCATGCCGGCTTGAGCTTCCGATGGAGCGATCGTGCGTTGTTTGAAAATTGCAGGCATACCCGCAGCCGCAGTTATCGCGATGGCCGCAGTGGGCGTTGTTGGCTTTGGCCTGACCTTGAAAACTTTTGTCTTTGCGCCGGGAGTCGATACTTCGTTTTCCACGGCCGGCGCGGACGCGCGTTGGGGCGGAAGCTACATGCCGAACCTTCCCGTCGTCGACCAAGATGGAAACAAGTTCCGATTCTACGATGACCTGATCAAAGGCCGGAAGGTCATCATCAATTTTATCTACACGAGCTGTTCCCAGATCTGTCCGCTGACGACGTC includes:
- a CDS encoding multicopper oxidase family protein, whose protein sequence is MYLPKDASKIRQREAENARRNRAEIVKALADGQITKRDLFRLGLFTAGGVLIAKNGLSPFARSAFAGGPTGVPRTPLGAATPFTQPLPRLREQTPLQITRVTPSGSSNPADLATTDPRLHQGDWAQPHERCKRLSYHDDYTNYQSGQSNKDPSKNGNPYVNPTTLRGPLEGRPPGEAFSHQRWDEFFPKAGYYMSLAQCDDGTKFHPLLPSQNPNSVWCYGTGTNARGVMPPPLIKLRYGEPVMMRVYNRLPVDQTQNGGFGRNQSQLHFHNMHNGAESDGAANVHHYPGTFYDYRWSMTLARRDYINTAATDDRASGPDGNGGLVNVPGDWKELVGTMWAHDHRFFFTAENVYKGNLMMNNVYSGRDRGNERPLGNARSDAVGLRLPSGYVHDWGNTDFDVNIIHSDGATDSSGQYFFDIFTTDGFIGDLPLVNFAYKPVMEVLPRKYRFRILNASMSRFIQLAIADSKAKAVPFQFIANDGNLVVNPLTLTQLDQQGIAERYDIIVDFSKYSVGDELFLVNVLQQTGGNKPDGAVSLADAFAGKSPDPVVGKNLKFKIVSQLQSVDDPTLTLHASDPDLSQVPTTLTEQIPIVTPVRTRVVEFGRGNGDSRGANGQCTPDCSEVVQGFPWIIKVNGQSAHSMNANRISELIRPLKPGEAEHWTYINGGGGWDHPIHLHFEEGVTMNRGKDSIPATEKLVRKDVWRLRPSGQVQFQVRFGEYGGSYVNHCHNTVHEDFALLMRIQVLGGERTEITPTPNPTEDGIVWTTPQVLPEGDPANTKFFNQNVSGGSGSSSASSGSGNSSGKGKG